From Schizosaccharomyces pombe strain 972h- genome assembly, chromosome: II, the proteins below share one genomic window:
- the yox1 gene encoding MBF complex corepressor Yox1, protein MSLSDSPSKSGNTGKDLISNNEAKNHEDEETHQKKRRRRTTDAEATLLEQYFLKTPKPSLIERQELSKKLKSSMTPRELQIWFQNKRQSLRRSNCLSRNRLEGTGENSLLRRKSTLTLCETSTGQAELFFQSWPLHSQSVVGEMIHHEQDDYNKENKQQKVVDTTKDISRGSNGNEDSAAHQELEECARSLVELQQQCNDH, encoded by the coding sequence ATGAGTCTTTCTGATTCTCCATCTAAATCTGGTAATACAGGAAAAGATTTAATAAGTAAtaatgaagcaaaaaatcatgaagatgaagaaactCATCAGAAAAAGCGTCGGCGCCGTACCACAGATGCAGAAGCAACACTTCTAGAACAGTATTTCCTGAAAACTCCAAAGCCAAGTCTTATCGAAAGACAAGAATTAagcaagaaattgaaaagtagCATGACACCACGAGAATTGCAAATTtggtttcaaaataaaagacaATCTTTACGCCGGAGCAATTGTTTAAGTCGTAATCGATTGGAAGGGACAGGAGAAAACTCTCTTTTAAGGAGAAAGTCAACATTGACACTCTGCGAAACTTCTACAGGACAGGCGGAACTTTTCTTCCAAAGCTGGCCTTTGCACTCTCAATCTGTCGTAGGCGAAATGATTCATCATGAACAAGATGATTATaataaggaaaataaaCAGCAGAAAGTTGTAGATACCACAAAAGACATTTCAAGGGGATCAAATGGCAACGAGGACTCAGCAGCCCATCAAGAGCTTGAGGAATGTGCCCGCAGTCTCGTAGAGCTACAACAACAATGCAATGATCactaa